CTCGAAGGATGGCTGGGCTATTACCTTCGATCACGCATACGTTACGTTAGCGGATGTTACTGCCTACCAAACTGAGCCTGCCTACGATCCAGAGGCGAGTGAATCCCTTAAAGCGCAAGAGCAGATCACAGTTGCGGAGTCCAAAACCGTGGATTTAGCCGAGGGAGATGAGCAGGCTAATCCGATTTTGATTGCGGAAGTGGACGCGCCAGAAGGACATTACAATGCTTTGTCGTGGCAGATGGCTGAGGCTAGTGATGGGCCTGCGGCAGGTTCGGTACTGATGCTCGTTGGCACAGCTCAAAAGGAAGGGCAAACCGTTAACTTTACCCTCCAATTGGGCAATGAAGTAACGTACACCTGTGGCGATTT
Above is a genomic segment from Synechococcales cyanobacterium T60_A2020_003 containing:
- a CDS encoding DUF4382 domain-containing protein; amino-acid sequence: MAVYANGEDFVRQGFTSKDGWAITFDHAYVTLADVTAYQTEPAYDPEASESLKAQEQITVAESKTVDLAEGDEQANPILIAEVDAPEGHYNALSWQMAEASDGPAAGSVLMLVGTAQKEGQTVNFTLQLGNEVTYTCGDFVGDERKGILKAGNSADLEATFHFDHIFGDGSAAPDDSLNTGALGFEPLAALASGGELVVDQATLQQSLAPEDYATLEKAVSGFGHVGEGHCGADS